One region of Bubalus kerabau isolate K-KA32 ecotype Philippines breed swamp buffalo chromosome 6, PCC_UOA_SB_1v2, whole genome shotgun sequence genomic DNA includes:
- the NHLH2 gene encoding helix-loop-helix protein 2 produces MMLSPDQAADSDHPSSAHSDPESLGGADAKVLGSVSDLEPVEEADGKGGSRAALYPHPPQLSREEKRRRRRATAKYRSAHATRERIRVEAFNLAFAELRKLLPTLPPDKKLSKIEILRLAICYISYLNHVLDV; encoded by the coding sequence ATGATGCTGAGTCCGGACCAAGCCGCCGACTCGGACCACCCCAGCTCGGCGCACTCGGATCCGGAGTCGCTGGGAGGCGCAGACGCCAAGGTGCTGGGCAGCGTGTCGGACCTGGAGCCGGTGGAGGAGGCCGACGGCAAGGGCGGCAGCAGGGCCGCGCTCTACCCGCACCCGCCGCAGCTGAGCCGCGAAGAGAAGCGCCGCCGCCGGCGCGCCACCGCCAAGTACCGCTCGGCCCACGCCACCCGCGAGCGCATCCGCGTGGAGGCCTTCAACCTGGCCTTCGCCGAGCTCCGCAAACTGCTGCCCACACTGCCCCCGGACAAGAAGCTGTCCAAGATCGAGATCCTGCGCCTGGCCATCTGCTACATCTCCTATCTCAACCACGTCCTGGACGTCTAG